A region of the Babylonia areolata isolate BAREFJ2019XMU chromosome 10, ASM4173473v1, whole genome shotgun sequence genome:
ttgtgtgtttgtgttgtgtgtgacgtgggtgttgtttgcttgtgtgacatgggtgttgtgtgtttgtgttgtgtgtgacgtgggtgttgtgtgtttgtgttgtgtgtgacgtgggtgttgtgtgtgtgggtgacattggtgtttgtgtgtgagtgtgacgtgggtgttgtgtgtttgtgttgtgtgtgacgtgggtgttgtgtgtttgtgttgtgtgtgacgtgggtgttgtgtgtgtgggtgacattggtgtttgtgtgtgagtgtgacgtgggtgttgagtgtgagtgtggcgtgggtgttgtgtgtgagtgtgacgtgggtggtgagtgtgagtgtaatgtgggcgttgtgtgtgtgatgtgggtgttgtgtgtgtgatgtgtgtgtgtgatgtgggtgttgtgtgtgtgtgtgacagcgccAGAGGCCCCGTACACCCACTGGAAGCAGACTGTGTTCTACCTGGGGGACTACGACCTGACGGTGAAGAAAGGGGAGGTGATGGACGGAGTGTTCACCATGAAGCCCAACAAGTCCAACGTGGTGAGCACAGCACTGTGTGCCTGCTTTCTGTCTGTGCGTACCTTTAATCCCTCTGTCCGCGTTTGGGGCCTAGGGTGAGGAGAGggacagttccagtttctcaaggaggcgtcactgcatttgcaGAAATCCATAGATATATATTgtgcactacatctgctaggcagatggaggaaggtggcagaatggtgaaaaggcttatctgtcagtacagcATCTGagggggtctgggttccatttctgctctcaccctgtctcccaagtttgacaggaaaatcaggTCATTGGGATGGGACATCAAGCTacactgtgcagcatgcacttggtgcactgaaaaaaaagccCAAAGCAACTTTCTCTGGCAAAAGTctatggaagaaatccactgggataggtgcacaaatatacatGGAAGCACTCCGGGCCTGACAGGGTCGGTGTGACTGTGTTGCAGAGGGACCTGGACTTCACCATTGACTTCACCTACAACGGAGAACTGTCAGACGCCAACGCCAGTCTGGACTACAAGATGCGTTAATGGCTGGCCCCTGCCTCTCTCGGCCCTGtgctggagggggggaggaggagggggcggggggagggggagccacGGATCTGTGACTCTGCGACACTCTGGGCGCCTGCCATCGCGCCAGTGTCGGCAGCCAGGTGGCAGCAGCGTGACATTGGTTTGGGGTGTGGCCTGCAGGGCTGTGGTTGCCATGGTGACAGCTTGCTGCCTGCTGTGTCGGTGGTCTGGCTGACAGCAAGGGGCCAGCCTCAGTGGGCTGGGGGTTGTCTGGGTTCTACTGTGTTTTCACCAGCTGTAGTGTGGCTGGCTGTGTGGTTGTAGCAGTAGGCTATGcgtagtagttgtgtgtgtgtggggggggggggagagagaggtgtgcagtGACGTGGGAGGGATGTTTGGGTCGTCGTGGTGCTGCTGACTTGAGGAAGGAAGGCCCCAGGGCTTGCTGACCGACCGGTGGGATAGACACTGAACTGAGAATCCTGGCTTGTGCAGTGGCCGCTTGTGTCTGTGGATGCATGAGTGATGGGTGTTCATAGCATGGAGAATGGGTGGTGGtacttgagacagagagagtggtacagacagagatagtgcaACTTGTgaaagggagagtggagagtggaacatgtgacagggagagagagtggagagtgaaacttgtgacatggagagagagtggaacttgtgacagggagagagagagtggaacttgtgacagggagagagagagagtgggtggagagtGGCTTTTgtgaccgggagagagagagtggagagtggcttttgtgacagggagagagagagagtgggtggaaagTGGCTtttgtgacagggagagagagagtggagagtggcttttgtgacagggagagagagtggagagtggcttttgtgacagggagagagagagtggagagtggcttttgtgacagggagaaagagagtggagagtggcttttgtgacagggagagagagtggagagtggcttttatgacagggagagagagtggagagtggcttttgtgacagggagagagagagtggagagtggcttttgtgacagggagagagagtggagagtggcttttgtgacagggagagagagtggagagtggcttttatgacagggagagagagtggagagtggcttttgtgacagggagagagagtgagtggagagtGGCTtttgtgacagggagagagagtggagagtggcttttgtgacagggagagagagtggagagtggcttttgtgacagggagagagagtggagagtggcttttgtgacagggagagagagtggagagtggcttttatgacagggagagagagtggaacttgtgacagggagagagagtggaacttgtgacagggagagagagtggagagtggcttttatgacagggagagagagtggagagtggcttttatgacagggagagagagtggaacttGTGACACAGTGGACAGTGAGGCTGACTGACTGGGACTGAAAGCCTTGGTGCTGACTGATTTTGGGACTGAAAGCCTTGGTGCTGATTGTGGGACTGAAAGCCTTGGTGCTGACTGATTTTGGGACTGAAAGCCTTGGTGCTGATTGTGGGACTGAAAGCCTTGGTGCTGACTGACTGTGGGACTGAAAGCCTTGGTGCTGACTGACTGTGGGACTGAAAGCCTTGGTGCTGATTGTGGGACTGAAAGCCTTGGTGCTGACTGACTGTGGGACTGAAAGCCTTGGTGCTGACTGTGGGACTGAAAGCCTTGGTGCTGACTGATTGTGGGACTGAAAGCCTTGGTGCTGACTGACTGTGGGACTGAAAGCCTTGGTGCTGACTGACTGTGGGACTGAAAGCCTTGGTGCTGACTGACTGTGGGACTGAAAGCCTTGGTGCTGACTGTGGT
Encoded here:
- the LOC143286636 gene encoding uncharacterized protein LOC143286636; the encoded protein is MVYILAHTLSAMPSIVFPQPVSSHSGLSNARHYMLVPGAELLKYTASSCTFELATYPPKATITLPTRTNHLSVNIACPQLNKKSCEPCSAARFKPQSAPRLSVPQSVSTKAFSPTVSQHQGFQSHSQSAPRLSVPQSVSTKAFSPTVSTKAFSPTVSQHQGFQSHNQHQGFQSHSQSAPRLSVPQSVSTKAFSPTISTKAFSPKISQHQGFQSHNQHQGFQSQSVSLTVHCVTSSTLSPCHKSHSPLSLPVIKATLHSLSLSQVPLSLPVTSSTLSPCHKSHSPLSLPVTKATLHSLSLSQKPLSTLSPCHKSHSPLSLPVTKATLHSLSLPVTKATLHSLSLS